The Streptomyces sp. NBC_01255 genome window below encodes:
- a CDS encoding acyl-CoA dehydrogenase family protein, giving the protein MVTSQEVAARRPEPTRPTTPEELLRRAEDLVPVLRGLSDDIERARRLPDTVVEKLRDAGVFRMGVPTEQGGPGLDSVQQTEVVETLARGDASAAWCAMIGMDTPLYAQFLPESVAREELSDPDAITAGLILPLGRAERVPGGYRVTGRWGFGSGITHADWVVAGCFVHQDGRPEPGPDGAPRHWRIMLARRDAFEVLDTWHTTGLAGSGSNDYQAKDLFVPEEHSFSLGAPRVEGPHSTAEAILRNMPGVPLGVARAALDHVRELAAGRTDRAAATPWADTYRVQMAIAESEMELGAARHAVYGSLRRQAEILEKGGEIGRDDRVDTVLARVNAFRVARAIVARLYDLVATTAVYRPSPLDRWLRDLTTMRQHVIAQDQVLQSAGAHLLGGTPSNPFSLGIVA; this is encoded by the coding sequence ATGGTCACTTCACAGGAGGTCGCCGCCCGGCGTCCCGAACCCACCCGGCCGACCACCCCGGAGGAGCTCCTCAGGCGCGCCGAGGACCTCGTCCCGGTGCTGCGGGGACTCTCCGACGACATCGAACGGGCCCGCAGGCTGCCCGACACGGTCGTGGAGAAGCTGCGTGACGCGGGCGTCTTCCGCATGGGCGTGCCCACCGAGCAGGGCGGCCCGGGCCTCGACTCCGTCCAGCAGACGGAGGTGGTGGAGACCCTCGCCCGCGGCGACGCCTCCGCCGCCTGGTGCGCCATGATCGGCATGGACACCCCGCTCTACGCCCAGTTCCTGCCCGAGTCCGTCGCACGGGAGGAGCTGAGCGACCCGGACGCCATCACGGCCGGACTGATCCTGCCGCTCGGCCGGGCCGAGCGGGTGCCCGGCGGCTACCGGGTCACCGGACGCTGGGGGTTCGGCAGCGGCATCACCCACGCCGACTGGGTCGTGGCCGGCTGCTTCGTCCACCAGGACGGGCGGCCCGAGCCCGGGCCCGACGGCGCGCCCCGGCACTGGCGCATCATGCTGGCCCGCCGCGACGCGTTCGAGGTCCTCGACACCTGGCACACCACCGGCCTCGCCGGCAGCGGCAGCAACGACTACCAGGCGAAGGACCTCTTCGTCCCCGAGGAGCACTCCTTCAGCCTGGGCGCCCCGCGCGTCGAGGGCCCGCACTCCACGGCGGAGGCGATCCTGCGCAACATGCCCGGCGTGCCGCTCGGCGTGGCCCGCGCCGCGCTCGACCACGTACGGGAGCTGGCCGCCGGCCGCACCGACCGCGCCGCCGCCACGCCCTGGGCCGACACCTACCGCGTACAGATGGCCATCGCCGAGTCCGAGATGGAGCTCGGCGCCGCCCGGCACGCCGTCTATGGCAGCCTGCGCAGGCAGGCGGAGATCCTGGAGAAGGGCGGCGAGATCGGCCGCGACGACCGGGTGGACACCGTCCTCGCGCGCGTCAACGCCTTCCGGGTGGCCCGCGCCATCGTCGCCCGGCTCTACGACCTCGTGGCGACGACGGCCGTCTACCGGCCCTCGCCGCTCGACCGCTGGCTGCGCGACCTGACGACGATGCGCCAGCACGTCATCGCCCAGGACCAGGTCCTCCAGTCGGCGGGCGCGCACCTGCTCGGCGGCACCCCGTCCAACCCCTTCAGCCTGGGCATCGTGGCATGA
- a CDS encoding AMP-binding protein, whose translation MSGHPRAETGGPPAATATVGRADGEGADRADRAELSGGPLPAPAVGTLGEALRRAARSPHGVVVIDGTGTAVRRSYAELYEDAARTAAELAAAGARPGARVILHTDRTTDLLTAFWACVLGGLVPLPVAYGSGADGLAEAVDAVGEAWLLGDEPPGPHPPGLRPLGRVDAGDRTTTGARETAGERRPDDTAVLTLTSGSGGRPKAVPLTHRQVLARAHGTALARGLGPDTRSLNRMPLDHVSGIVMFHVRDVYLGCHQVHADAGWVRADPLRWLDVAEAERIDTTWAPNRVLALLVDRLAEEPFRSWDLSRLRYVMNGGEAVKDRVVRRFVEALAPHGLPATAVHPGWGMPETASGVVDSVFRPAAGPPRRHVPVGTPQPGVSVRVVDEAGRVVPTGVVGRLQVTGAPVADTYLVGGVPRRAPLADDGWLVTDDLAFVADGELTVTGRADGLIEAGGARWHGHEIEDAVEELPCVLPSFTVARPLAAESTDGTDVTDGTGFAGLTVFFRPRPGVSPDEAAERVRERVRHRFGAGQVRAEALTEARTEHEAPRTATGKLRRSALAARRPGTPG comes from the coding sequence ATGAGCGGACACCCGCGCGCGGAGACCGGCGGACCACCCGCCGCCACGGCCACGGTGGGCCGGGCGGACGGGGAGGGGGCGGACCGAGCGGACCGGGCCGAGTTGAGTGGCGGGCCGCTGCCGGCACCCGCGGTCGGCACGCTCGGCGAGGCGCTGCGGCGTGCCGCGCGCAGCCCGCACGGCGTCGTCGTCATCGACGGCACGGGCACGGCCGTCCGCAGGTCGTACGCCGAGCTGTACGAGGACGCGGCCCGGACGGCGGCGGAACTCGCCGCCGCGGGTGCGCGGCCCGGCGCGCGGGTGATCCTCCACACGGACCGCACCACCGACCTGCTCACCGCCTTCTGGGCGTGCGTGCTCGGCGGGCTCGTCCCGCTGCCCGTGGCGTACGGCTCCGGCGCCGACGGGCTCGCCGAGGCGGTCGACGCCGTCGGGGAGGCGTGGCTGCTCGGCGACGAGCCGCCCGGCCCGCACCCGCCGGGGCTGCGCCCGCTCGGGCGGGTGGACGCCGGGGACCGCACGACCACCGGCGCCCGCGAGACGGCCGGGGAGCGGCGGCCCGACGACACGGCGGTGCTCACCCTCACCTCCGGCAGCGGCGGGCGTCCCAAGGCCGTGCCGCTGACCCACCGCCAGGTACTCGCCCGGGCCCACGGAACCGCCCTCGCGCGGGGTCTCGGCCCGGACACCCGCAGCCTCAACCGGATGCCGCTCGACCATGTCAGCGGGATCGTCATGTTCCACGTACGGGACGTCTACCTGGGCTGTCACCAGGTGCACGCGGACGCCGGATGGGTCCGCGCCGACCCGCTGCGCTGGCTCGACGTCGCCGAGGCCGAGCGGATCGACACCACCTGGGCACCCAACCGCGTCCTCGCGCTCCTCGTCGACCGGCTCGCCGAGGAACCGTTCCGGTCCTGGGACCTGAGCCGGCTCCGCTATGTGATGAACGGCGGCGAGGCGGTCAAGGACCGCGTCGTCCGGCGGTTCGTCGAGGCGCTCGCGCCCCACGGACTGCCCGCCACCGCGGTGCACCCGGGGTGGGGCATGCCGGAGACGGCCTCCGGCGTCGTCGACAGCGTGTTCCGCCCCGCCGCAGGGCCTCCCCGACGCCATGTGCCGGTGGGGACACCGCAGCCCGGCGTCTCCGTCCGGGTCGTGGACGAGGCGGGACGAGTGGTGCCGACCGGGGTCGTCGGCCGACTCCAGGTCACCGGCGCGCCGGTCGCCGACACGTACCTCGTGGGCGGGGTGCCGCGCCGGGCCCCGCTCGCGGACGACGGCTGGCTCGTCACCGACGACCTGGCCTTCGTGGCGGACGGCGAACTCACCGTCACCGGCCGGGCCGACGGCCTCATCGAGGCCGGCGGCGCCCGGTGGCACGGCCACGAGATCGAGGACGCCGTCGAGGAACTCCCGTGCGTGCTCCCGTCCTTCACGGTCGCCCGCCCTCTCGCCGCCGAATCCACGGACGGTACGGACGTCACGGACGGTACGGGCTTCGCCGGGCTCACGGTGTTCTTCCGGCCCCGGCCGGGGGTCTCGCCGGACGAGGCGGCGGAGCGGGTACGCGAGCGGGTACGGCACCGCTTCGGGGCCGGCCAGGTGCGCGCCGAGGCCCTCACCGAGGCCCGAACCGAGCACGAAGCGCCCAGGACCGCCACCGGAAAGCTCCGCCGCTCGGCCCTCGCCGCCCGCCGTCCCGGCACCCCGGGCTGA
- a CDS encoding flavin reductase family protein, with protein sequence MSPDLTATMRTFATGICVVTTYEEEGDRRRHDAVAVRSFTSVSLDPPLVSLAVPRDSEVLATLLTTKVWAVSILDVAGIDMAEALDGDRETRARALLTCTASPGERTGALVLDAPGWLECTLYDRHDTGDHTVLIGEVLATGGRHRRPPLVFVNGGLRALSEA encoded by the coding sequence ATGTCCCCGGACCTGACCGCGACCATGCGCACCTTCGCCACCGGAATCTGCGTCGTCACCACGTACGAGGAGGAGGGGGACCGGCGGCGCCACGACGCGGTGGCCGTCCGCTCCTTCACCTCCGTCTCCCTGGACCCGCCGCTCGTCTCCCTCGCCGTCCCCCGCGACTCCGAGGTCCTCGCGACGCTGCTCACCACCAAGGTCTGGGCCGTGTCGATCCTCGACGTCGCCGGCATCGACATGGCCGAGGCCCTGGACGGCGACCGGGAGACCCGGGCCAGGGCCCTGCTCACCTGCACGGCCTCGCCCGGGGAGCGCACCGGGGCGCTGGTCCTCGACGCGCCCGGCTGGCTGGAGTGCACCCTGTACGACCGCCACGACACCGGCGACCACACGGTCCTGATCGGCGAGGTGCTGGCCACCGGCGGCCGGCACCGGCGGCCCCCGCTGGTGTTCGTCAACGGCGGCCTGCGCGCGCTCTCCGAAGCCTGA
- a CDS encoding LLM class flavin-dependent oxidoreductase, whose protein sequence is MKFGIWLDFRNPAGWRRPWTDVYEETLSLATDAETLGFESVWLSEHHLTDDGYLPSLFPALAAIAARTSRVRLGTAMVLAGLTHPLRLAEDAAVTDLLSGGRLELGLAPGYREKEFEALGFDRAKRGARTEETVEILRRAWTGEPFSYAGKHFALDDVVVTPVPQSPPPVWIGGGSEAAARRAGRHGLRFLPDLGTPPEILDLYRRTLAEHGHDPAEFGLTAIVTPGVYVCEDAEEGWQEIREHYWYLLNKFQEWFGNPGLPSVDDLPRELFLVGPPDVVAEGLRDRIKPLGDVERIIFFGRAPGLPADRARRSLELFAEHVLPQFA, encoded by the coding sequence GTGAAATTCGGCATCTGGCTCGACTTCCGCAACCCCGCCGGGTGGCGGCGGCCCTGGACCGACGTCTACGAGGAGACGCTGTCGCTCGCCACCGACGCCGAGACCCTCGGGTTCGAGTCCGTCTGGCTGTCCGAGCACCACCTGACCGACGACGGCTACCTGCCCTCCCTCTTTCCGGCGCTCGCCGCCATCGCCGCCCGCACCAGCCGGGTCCGGCTCGGCACCGCCATGGTCCTCGCCGGCCTCACCCATCCGCTGCGGCTCGCCGAGGACGCGGCCGTCACCGACCTGCTCTCCGGCGGCCGGCTGGAGCTCGGACTGGCCCCCGGCTACCGGGAGAAGGAGTTCGAGGCCCTCGGCTTCGACCGGGCCAAGCGGGGCGCCCGTACCGAGGAGACCGTGGAGATCCTCCGCCGCGCCTGGACCGGCGAGCCGTTCTCGTACGCAGGGAAGCACTTCGCCCTCGACGACGTTGTCGTCACCCCGGTCCCGCAGAGCCCGCCGCCCGTGTGGATCGGCGGCGGGAGCGAGGCCGCGGCGCGGCGCGCGGGCCGCCACGGGCTCCGCTTCCTCCCCGACCTCGGCACCCCGCCGGAGATCCTCGACCTGTACCGCCGCACCCTCGCCGAGCACGGGCACGACCCGGCCGAGTTCGGCCTGACGGCCATCGTCACCCCGGGCGTCTACGTGTGCGAGGACGCCGAGGAGGGCTGGCAGGAGATCAGGGAGCACTACTGGTACCTGCTGAACAAGTTCCAGGAGTGGTTCGGCAACCCGGGGCTGCCGTCCGTGGACGACCTGCCGCGCGAACTGTTCCTGGTGGGCCCGCCGGACGTCGTCGCCGAGGGGCTGCGCGACCGGATCAAGCCGCTGGGCGACGTCGAACGGATCATCTTCTTCGGCCGGGCGCCGGGGCTGCCCGCCGACCGGGCCCGCCGCTCCCTCGAACTGTTCGCCGAGCACGTCCTCCCGCAGTTCGCCTGA
- a CDS encoding styrene monooxygenase/indole monooxygenase family protein, producing MSDIAIVGAGISGLHLALRLQQAGVTTTVYAERSTEELAAGRPLSLPVRFGKTRDRERELGVSHWEGGDDDTLGVRLVARGEPGIEFLGRLDAPASGVDLRLYLPTLTADYLERGGRVVVLRPDAAEIDRISRDHDLVVVATGRAATTGLFPRDPERSPYTAPQRALTAGLFHGIAPVDPGHIHFQVSEAGEIFSTRILTADGPVHGMVIEGLPGGALEQLASYDHLEDPAGFEKTLLSLVAEYAPDLRERISDREFGIRRPGDVIQGGLTPVVRRSWAALDSGRIALALGDAWIVNDPLAGQGANLGSRSAFEIAELIVAGGPFDEAFAERVAERLWRIAEPVVAWSNLNVAPPVEHVGGIFVTATADQRVADAFVANFNHPADMWEAVKSPDATRAWLDKITEAG from the coding sequence ATGTCAGACATCGCCATCGTCGGCGCAGGCATCTCGGGCCTGCACCTCGCCCTGCGGCTCCAGCAGGCCGGGGTGACCACGACGGTCTACGCCGAGCGCAGCACCGAGGAGCTCGCGGCGGGGCGCCCGCTGAGCCTCCCCGTCCGGTTCGGGAAGACCCGGGACCGGGAGCGCGAGCTGGGCGTCTCGCACTGGGAGGGAGGGGACGACGACACCCTCGGCGTCCGTCTCGTGGCCCGCGGGGAGCCGGGGATCGAGTTCCTCGGCCGCCTCGACGCCCCCGCGAGCGGCGTCGACCTCCGCCTCTACCTGCCCACGCTCACCGCCGACTACCTGGAGCGCGGCGGCCGCGTGGTCGTCCTCCGGCCGGACGCGGCCGAGATCGACCGGATCTCCCGCGACCACGACCTGGTCGTGGTCGCCACCGGACGGGCCGCCACCACCGGTCTGTTCCCGCGCGATCCGGAGCGCTCGCCGTACACGGCCCCCCAGCGCGCCCTGACCGCCGGCCTCTTCCACGGCATCGCACCGGTCGACCCGGGCCACATCCACTTCCAGGTCTCCGAGGCGGGCGAGATCTTCTCCACCCGGATCCTCACCGCCGACGGACCCGTGCACGGCATGGTCATCGAAGGCCTGCCGGGCGGCGCGCTGGAGCAACTCGCCTCCTACGACCACCTGGAGGACCCGGCGGGCTTCGAGAAGACGCTGCTGTCGCTCGTCGCCGAGTACGCGCCGGACCTGCGCGAACGCATCTCCGACCGGGAGTTCGGGATCCGCCGCCCCGGCGACGTGATCCAGGGCGGCCTCACCCCGGTGGTGCGCCGCAGCTGGGCCGCGCTCGACTCCGGCCGGATCGCCCTGGCCCTCGGGGACGCCTGGATCGTCAACGACCCGCTGGCCGGGCAGGGCGCCAACCTCGGGTCGCGCAGCGCCTTCGAGATCGCCGAACTCATCGTCGCCGGCGGTCCGTTCGACGAGGCGTTCGCCGAGCGGGTGGCCGAGCGGCTGTGGCGGATCGCCGAACCGGTCGTCGCCTGGTCGAACCTCAACGTCGCGCCGCCCGTCGAACACGTGGGCGGGATCTTCGTGACCGCCACGGCCGATCAGCGCGTCGCCGACGCGTTCGTCGCCAACTTCAACCACCCGGCCGACATGTGGGAGGCCGTCAAGTCACCGGACGCCACGCGGGCCTGGCTGGACAAGATCACGGAGGCCGGGTGA
- a CDS encoding TetR/AcrR family transcriptional regulator gives MARTGRPRSFDRDAALHTAMLVFWERGYATTSTTDLSAAMGINPPSLYAAFTNKEQLFREAIELYERTESEASRRAMDEAPTVREAVAVLLHESVDRFTAADKPRGCMIVHAASSCTTDHESVRDFALRCRARTKSTLKARLDAAVASGELAGDTETDRIAAFYTTFLNGLSLQARDGAERAQLHELVDMAMSVWSPRTGPLIAA, from the coding sequence GTGGCCCGCACCGGACGCCCCCGCAGCTTCGACCGGGACGCCGCACTGCACACGGCGATGCTCGTCTTCTGGGAACGCGGGTACGCCACCACGTCGACGACCGACCTCAGCGCCGCGATGGGTATCAACCCACCCAGCCTGTACGCGGCCTTCACGAACAAGGAGCAGCTGTTCCGGGAGGCCATCGAGCTCTACGAGCGCACCGAGTCGGAGGCCTCGCGCCGGGCTATGGACGAGGCCCCGACGGTGCGTGAGGCCGTCGCCGTGCTCCTGCACGAGAGCGTCGACCGGTTCACGGCCGCCGACAAGCCGCGCGGCTGCATGATCGTGCACGCGGCCAGCAGCTGCACCACCGACCACGAGTCCGTCCGGGACTTCGCGCTGCGCTGCCGGGCCCGGACGAAGTCCACCCTCAAGGCCCGGCTGGACGCCGCCGTGGCGAGCGGGGAGCTCGCCGGGGACACGGAGACGGACCGGATCGCCGCCTTCTACACCACGTTCCTCAACGGCCTCTCGTTGCAGGCGCGCGACGGAGCCGAGCGCGCCCAGCTCCACGAGCTTGTGGACATGGCGATGTCCGTCTGGAGCCCCCGGACCGGTCCGCTGATCGCCGCGTGA
- a CDS encoding MFS transporter: MTIADDATTDGALPGPSGPEARVRWGLREWLMLVVVCGAFSLDALDNIMVGIATPQIKDEFGMSTSAAQWVVSAYVLGFGGFLLLGGRMSDLLGRRRVFLVGLTVLAAGSLLGGLANSGLLVIVGRLVMGIGAALTAPSALSIVVGNFPEGPQRNRALGIYTACGAIGYSIGVVVGGALTQASWRWTFVLGVPVALAALVGALILVPKDPAHDGTKRHFDAAGAVTVTAAMLLLVYGIVQAPSTGWFSGVTLGVLAAAALLLAAFVAIESRSPQPLLRLGLLRNKSLVGASLIAAAILGTYMSYQFIGSLYLQSYRGWSPLEMAFAFLPIGLMILTFAPRAGKWLGRTGLRWPVFGGMFAYTVAFLLFLRVGEGSSYWLVILPSMVLIGVGFPFAFTAANVAATKGVDESEQGLAAGILQTGYQVGAAVVLAVVTVLMGGEESPSHAEALTGYHQGTWVIVLIAAVSAFSVPIAAAAARRRAGRAAPAARVTDGGSLESASPEGSGMEKADGRTAESAGRSAR, from the coding sequence ATGACTATCGCGGACGACGCCACGACGGACGGCGCATTACCCGGCCCGAGCGGTCCCGAGGCCCGTGTGCGGTGGGGCCTGCGGGAATGGCTGATGCTCGTGGTGGTGTGCGGAGCGTTCTCCCTCGACGCGCTCGACAACATCATGGTGGGCATCGCCACCCCCCAGATCAAGGACGAGTTCGGCATGAGCACGTCCGCCGCCCAGTGGGTGGTGAGCGCGTACGTCCTCGGCTTCGGCGGCTTCCTGCTCCTCGGCGGCCGGATGTCCGACCTGCTCGGCCGGCGCCGGGTGTTCCTGGTGGGCCTCACCGTCCTCGCGGCCGGCTCACTCCTCGGAGGACTGGCGAACAGCGGCCTCCTGGTCATCGTCGGCCGGCTCGTGATGGGCATCGGCGCCGCACTGACCGCTCCCTCCGCCCTCTCGATCGTCGTCGGCAACTTCCCCGAGGGACCGCAGCGGAACAGGGCCCTCGGCATCTACACGGCCTGCGGCGCCATCGGGTACTCGATCGGCGTGGTGGTCGGCGGCGCCCTCACCCAGGCCAGCTGGCGCTGGACCTTCGTCCTCGGCGTGCCGGTGGCCCTCGCGGCCCTCGTCGGCGCCCTGATCCTGGTCCCCAAGGACCCGGCGCACGACGGCACCAAGCGGCACTTCGACGCCGCCGGTGCGGTCACGGTCACCGCCGCCATGCTGCTCCTCGTGTACGGGATCGTGCAGGCCCCGTCCACGGGCTGGTTCTCCGGCGTCACGCTCGGCGTCCTCGCCGCCGCTGCCCTGCTGCTCGCCGCCTTCGTGGCGATCGAGTCCCGCAGCCCGCAGCCGCTGCTCCGGCTCGGCCTGCTGCGCAACAAGTCCCTGGTGGGCGCCAGCCTCATCGCCGCGGCGATCCTCGGCACCTACATGAGCTACCAGTTCATCGGCAGCCTCTACCTCCAGTCCTACCGGGGCTGGTCCCCGCTGGAGATGGCCTTCGCGTTCCTGCCGATCGGCCTCATGATCCTCACCTTCGCGCCCCGCGCGGGGAAGTGGCTGGGCCGCACCGGACTGCGCTGGCCGGTCTTCGGCGGCATGTTCGCCTACACCGTCGCCTTCCTGCTCTTCCTGCGGGTGGGCGAGGGCTCCTCGTACTGGCTGGTCATCCTGCCCAGCATGGTGCTGATCGGCGTCGGCTTCCCGTTCGCGTTCACCGCGGCCAACGTCGCGGCCACGAAGGGCGTCGACGAGTCCGAACAGGGCCTCGCCGCGGGCATCCTGCAGACCGGCTACCAGGTGGGCGCCGCGGTCGTCCTCGCCGTCGTGACCGTGCTCATGGGCGGCGAGGAGAGCCCCTCGCACGCCGAGGCGCTCACCGGATACCACCAGGGCACCTGGGTGATCGTCCTGATCGCCGCCGTCTCGGCCTTCTCGGTGCCGATCGCCGCGGCCGCCGCCAGGCGACGGGCCGGCCGGGCCGCCCCGGCCGCGCGCGTCACGGACGGCGGCTCCCTGGAGAGCGCCTCCCCCGAGGGGAGCGGTATGGAGAAGGCGGACGGGCGTACGGCCGAGTCCGCCGGCCGGTCGGCGCGCTGA
- a CDS encoding class II aldolase/adducin family protein — protein MTEIATQERADYLADTHTGLPLPTEPVFDSVQDDRRHRKQRLTAALRLFGKYGYGEGVSGHISVRDPEGDDLFWVNPFGVPFSRVKVRDLILVNSEGRVVEGRHRLNPSAFVIHSAIHRAQPGAVAAAHGHTPHSRALGALGRLLEPLDQESAAFYGDQVLYGDYEGPSISLAQGEDIAARLGDKRAILLRHHGLITVGGSVDEAVHWFFTYEAAAQVQLLAAAAGQVKPMSHEQALAARDGFGDRHLGWFSFQLLWDEIVHEQPDLLDE, from the coding sequence ATGACCGAGATCGCGACGCAGGAACGGGCCGACTACCTGGCCGACACCCACACCGGTCTGCCCCTGCCGACGGAACCCGTCTTCGACTCCGTGCAGGACGACCGCAGGCACCGCAAGCAGCGCCTGACCGCCGCCCTGCGACTGTTCGGCAAGTACGGGTACGGGGAGGGGGTGTCGGGGCACATATCGGTGCGGGATCCCGAGGGCGACGACCTGTTCTGGGTCAATCCGTTCGGCGTCCCCTTCAGCCGGGTGAAGGTCCGCGACCTGATCCTGGTGAACTCCGAGGGCCGCGTGGTCGAGGGCCGGCACCGGCTCAACCCGAGCGCCTTCGTGATCCACTCCGCCATCCACCGCGCCCAGCCGGGCGCCGTCGCCGCCGCGCACGGGCACACCCCGCACTCGCGGGCGCTCGGCGCGCTCGGCAGGCTGCTCGAACCGCTCGACCAGGAGTCCGCCGCCTTCTACGGCGACCAGGTCCTCTACGGCGACTACGAGGGGCCGTCCATCAGCCTCGCGCAGGGCGAGGACATCGCCGCCCGGCTCGGCGACAAGCGGGCGATCCTGCTGCGCCACCACGGTCTGATCACCGTCGGCGGCTCGGTCGACGAGGCCGTGCACTGGTTCTTCACGTACGAGGCCGCCGCCCAGGTGCAGTTGCTCGCGGCAGCCGCCGGACAGGTGAAGCCGATGAGCCACGAGCAGGCCCTGGCGGCCCGCGACGGCTTCGGGGACCGCCATCTCGGCTGGTTCAGCTTCCAGTTGCTCTGGGACGAGATCGTGCACGAGCAGCCGGACCTCCTGGACGAGTGA
- a CDS encoding FAD/NAD(P)-binding protein → MLFPARIGIIGGGASAVCLLDTLSQRDEIPESVTVFDPSPHLWRGRAYQPDAATLRVNAPPEDMTVRAGDPEHFTRWLEARAVVLGTRTDHVDARSGITFPPRALYGDYLEQCARSALNRLAARGCVIRLVRAAVVDLAREDGALVAYTADRTPYALDHAVLCVGTGEPADPHGLTGTPGFVADPYPVVRRLAGIGERDRVVVVGSGLTAVDVVLHLTAAGHTGEILMASRRGVLPSVRQRPVDREPRYFTAAHFRAVAARGERLSVDDVVALMGAELADAGSGLDSVAAEIATCGTEDPVGRLRRQYELVDGADPGLRLLQRAVPDTGPDVWPLLPEHERTRLLRDHYRTVMSLCCPMPPASAATLLDRADRGRLRIVRGVERITARPTGGFRLVGDAGVQDADVVVNAVSPAAHRVPHGASALVDALSRRGLAVRHPRGGVHVARSTSGLLAAGETDRRIHVLGDLASGSLFFTFGVPSLVDRAVDIADAVHAEAARTPVGSADPVRAL, encoded by the coding sequence ATGTTGTTTCCTGCGAGAATCGGCATCATCGGAGGCGGCGCCTCCGCCGTTTGCCTCCTCGATACTCTGAGCCAGCGCGACGAAATTCCCGAGTCGGTCACGGTGTTCGACCCCTCCCCGCACCTGTGGCGGGGCCGTGCCTACCAACCCGACGCGGCGACCCTGCGGGTGAACGCCCCACCCGAGGACATGACCGTGCGGGCCGGCGACCCGGAACACTTCACCCGGTGGCTGGAAGCGCGGGCCGTGGTCCTGGGCACGCGCACCGACCACGTCGACGCCCGGTCGGGCATCACCTTCCCTCCCCGGGCCCTGTACGGCGACTACTTGGAGCAGTGCGCCCGCAGCGCGCTGAACCGGCTCGCGGCCCGCGGCTGCGTCATCCGGCTGGTCCGGGCGGCCGTGGTCGACCTGGCGCGCGAGGACGGCGCCCTCGTCGCGTACACCGCCGACCGCACCCCGTACGCCCTCGACCACGCCGTGCTCTGCGTGGGCACCGGGGAGCCGGCCGACCCGCACGGGCTGACCGGCACCCCGGGGTTCGTCGCGGATCCCTACCCGGTCGTGCGGCGGCTCGCCGGCATCGGCGAACGGGACCGGGTCGTCGTGGTCGGCAGCGGGCTGACCGCCGTGGACGTGGTGCTGCACCTGACCGCGGCCGGGCACACCGGCGAGATCCTCATGGCCTCCCGGCGCGGGGTGCTGCCGAGCGTCCGCCAGCGCCCGGTGGATCGCGAACCCCGGTACTTCACCGCCGCGCACTTCCGCGCCGTCGCCGCGCGGGGCGAGCGGCTCTCCGTCGACGACGTGGTCGCCCTGATGGGAGCCGAGCTCGCGGACGCCGGGTCGGGGCTCGACTCCGTCGCGGCGGAGATCGCCACATGCGGCACCGAGGACCCCGTCGGCCGGCTGCGGCGCCAGTACGAGCTCGTGGACGGCGCCGACCCGGGCCTGCGGCTCCTCCAGCGCGCGGTCCCGGACACGGGCCCCGACGTCTGGCCGCTGCTGCCCGAGCACGAGCGGACCCGGCTGCTGCGGGACCACTACCGGACCGTGATGAGCCTGTGCTGCCCCATGCCGCCGGCCAGCGCGGCGACGCTGCTCGACCGGGCCGACCGGGGCCGGCTGCGGATCGTCCGCGGCGTCGAGCGGATCACCGCCCGGCCCACCGGCGGCTTCCGCCTGGTCGGCGACGCCGGCGTGCAGGACGCCGACGTCGTCGTCAACGCCGTGAGTCCCGCCGCCCACCGCGTCCCGCACGGGGCGTCGGCGCTCGTCGACGCGCTCTCCCGCAGGGGCCTCGCCGTCCGGCATCCGCGCGGCGGCGTCCACGTCGCCCGGTCGACCAGCGGGCTGCTCGCCGCCGGCGAGACCGACCGGCGGATCCACGTCCTCGGCGACCTCGCCTCCGGGTCGCTCTTCTTCACCTTCGGCGTGCCCTCCCTGGTGGACCGGGCCGTCGACATCGCCGACGCCGTCCACGCGGAGGCCGCCCGCACCCCCGTCGGGTCCGCGGACCCGGTCCGCGCCCTGTGA